From one Candidatus Poribacteria bacterium genomic stretch:
- the rsmI gene encoding 16S rRNA (cytidine(1402)-2'-O)-methyltransferase, which produces MKMAQPTDVKSTEGILYIVSTPIGNLEDITLRALRTLKEVDLIAAEDTRHTRRLLAHYEIGTPTTSYFEGNQIQKGEKLVARLKAGESIALVSDAGTPTISDPGYRLLIQCIEADIPIIPIPGPSACIAAASIAGLPLHNFVFEGFLSPKSGRRKRQLTELREEKRTLIFYESPHRIVAFMQDVLEVFGDRRVSIARELTKKFEEVVRCTVTEAIQKFQETSPRGEFTIVIEGFLSSKE; this is translated from the coding sequence ATGAAAATGGCACAACCCACCGATGTCAAATCAACAGAGGGTATCCTATACATTGTGAGCACGCCGATCGGCAATCTGGAAGACATCACGCTTCGCGCATTGCGGACCCTCAAAGAGGTTGATCTGATCGCTGCCGAGGACACCCGCCACACCCGCCGCTTACTTGCCCACTACGAGATTGGTACGCCGACCACTAGCTATTTTGAAGGCAACCAGATCCAGAAGGGCGAAAAGTTAGTCGCGCGGTTGAAGGCGGGAGAGTCAATCGCACTTGTATCCGATGCCGGCACACCGACAATATCGGATCCGGGGTATCGGCTGCTAATCCAGTGCATCGAAGCAGATATCCCTATCATACCGATTCCCGGCCCTTCAGCGTGCATTGCGGCGGCTTCGATTGCAGGGCTGCCCCTGCACAATTTCGTCTTTGAAGGCTTTCTTTCGCCGAAATCGGGGAGACGGAAGCGCCAACTCACAGAGCTGCGTGAAGAAAAGCGAACCCTCATCTTCTACGAATCTCCGCACCGGATAGTTGCGTTCATGCAAGATGTGCTCGAGGTATTCGGAGATCGGCGAGTTTCCATTGCACGGGAGCTGACGAAAAAGTTTGAGGAGGTTGTTCGATGCACGGTGACCGAAGCGATCCAGAAATTCCAAGAAACGTCGCCACGAGGGGAGTTTACCATCGTGATTGAGGGGTTCCTTTCAAGCAAGGAGTAG
- a CDS encoding DUF4276 family protein, translating into MIVIPEPIRTSRSKIVRKGELERRVELAAQKIKGQGAILILIDSDDDCPAKLGPELVCRASEARSDLPIAVVLAKCEFEAWFLAAAESLRGYKGLKNDLTSPHNPEEIRGAKEWLGQRMEGNRKYSPTADQPALTASFDLDQARYADSFDKCYRAIAHLLDELQKAGSSLPAK; encoded by the coding sequence GTGATTGTTATACCGGAACCTATCCGCACTTCCAGAAGTAAAATTGTTCGGAAAGGTGAACTTGAGCGAAGGGTAGAATTAGCAGCTCAAAAAATTAAAGGCCAAGGTGCTATATTAATTCTCATCGACAGCGACGATGACTGCCCGGCAAAACTGGGGCCTGAGCTAGTCTGTCGCGCGTCAGAGGCTCGTAGCGATCTGCCGATTGCTGTCGTCTTGGCAAAATGCGAATTTGAAGCATGGTTCCTCGCAGCAGCCGAGTCACTTCGTGGCTATAAAGGGTTAAAAAACGACCTAACCTCTCCCCATAATCCAGAGGAGATACGTGGTGCAAAAGAGTGGTTGGGGCAACGGATGGAGGGCAACAGAAAATATAGTCCAACAGCTGACCAACCCGCGCTCACAGCCAGTTTCGATCTTGATCAAGCGCGTTACGCAGATTCGTTCGATAAGTGCTATAGGGCTATCGCTCACCTCCTCGACGAATTACAAAAAGCAGGCAGTTCACTACCTGCAAAGTAA
- a CDS encoding ABC transporter ATP-binding protein codes for MKPFLETLPPEVDTKLQNIKPPEEQTHIQVATDLIGDGSFGEQWLVVTDEHLFVIPTEGADGVVEVPLKVITETKIEELIGAGRLEVEHGRGEPTYLYYSNSLSPKFAEVAEAIKQLTKGEPPTLPTEMERSRCDTCGQLLPEKDGICLACVKTWDTMKRILSYLAPYRSQVVILMIFVAASPLINLYSPLIVRDMIDQVLTPMADSALTLTEGFEMLRLPIAKLFGILFVTFLFEIMGGLLRSDVSSRTCKDIRTQLFQHVQYMPLRFYSKRQLGSLISRFTNDADRLEMFLVFGLPFMLRNVLMLIGTFFVCLYLSWKLTICALIPVPLILFGGVLIWRRMRRIWPRWHAKWSQLSSHLNESISGIRVVKAFAQEDREAMRFNARNEELWSVSVTGERSWHIFYAVMNFVLSFGMFFIWYFGGLDIIHEVLTFGTLLAFTRYFYQLYQPLQFFSQINNFMSRAFAGAERIFEILDTRSELAEDPEATAMPQMEGRVAFRDATFGYDPGKPVLNDINMDVKPGEMIGLVGKSGVGKSTMINLICRFYDVNRGHLDIDGVDIRKIRLEDLRRHIGMVHQDVFLFDGTIAENIGYGKPGATLDEIVNAAIAAEAHEFIAAKPDGYDTKVGERGGQLSGGEKQRIAIARAILHDPKILILDEATSSLDSATEKKIQAAIARLVKGRTTFAIAHRLSTLRNADRLVVLDDGKVAEVGTHEELMHRKGIFYNLVHTQQQTSAIIAVGGGRNDPSQGRR; via the coding sequence ATGAAACCGTTTCTCGAAACGCTGCCTCCTGAGGTAGACACCAAACTCCAAAATATAAAACCCCCGGAAGAACAAACACATATTCAAGTTGCGACCGATCTAATTGGCGACGGATCTTTTGGGGAACAGTGGCTGGTGGTAACCGACGAACACTTGTTCGTTATCCCTACGGAGGGAGCCGACGGCGTTGTGGAAGTGCCGCTCAAAGTCATTACAGAAACAAAGATTGAGGAGCTGATCGGGGCCGGTCGCCTGGAGGTGGAACATGGAAGGGGTGAACCCACCTATCTATACTACTCTAACTCGTTGAGTCCCAAGTTTGCTGAGGTCGCCGAAGCGATCAAACAGCTCACCAAGGGGGAACCGCCTACGCTGCCGACGGAGATGGAACGCTCACGGTGTGATACGTGCGGACAGCTGCTGCCGGAGAAAGATGGTATCTGCCTCGCTTGCGTGAAGACATGGGATACAATGAAGCGAATCCTGAGTTACTTGGCTCCGTACCGGTCCCAGGTCGTCATCCTCATGATCTTCGTTGCGGCGAGCCCCTTAATCAACCTATATTCACCGCTGATTGTTCGAGATATGATCGATCAGGTTCTCACGCCGATGGCAGACTCCGCTCTCACACTGACCGAAGGCTTTGAGATGCTGAGATTGCCCATAGCCAAACTCTTCGGGATCCTCTTCGTGACTTTCCTCTTTGAGATTATGGGTGGCTTACTGAGGTCCGATGTTTCCAGCCGAACCTGCAAAGATATCCGAACGCAGCTCTTTCAGCACGTCCAGTATATGCCGCTGCGATTCTACAGCAAACGGCAGCTAGGTAGCCTAATCTCTAGATTTACCAATGATGCTGATCGGCTGGAGATGTTTTTGGTTTTCGGTCTGCCCTTCATGTTGCGCAACGTGCTGATGTTGATAGGTACTTTCTTCGTGTGTCTCTATCTGAGTTGGAAGTTAACTATCTGTGCGCTAATCCCGGTGCCGTTGATTCTGTTTGGAGGTGTGCTAATCTGGCGGCGCATGCGGCGTATATGGCCCCGTTGGCATGCCAAGTGGTCACAGCTATCTTCACACCTGAATGAGTCTATCTCCGGCATCCGAGTCGTAAAAGCCTTCGCACAGGAGGACCGGGAGGCAATGCGGTTCAATGCGCGGAACGAAGAACTCTGGTCTGTGAGTGTTACCGGTGAACGAAGCTGGCACATCTTTTATGCCGTGATGAATTTCGTCCTCAGTTTCGGGATGTTCTTCATTTGGTACTTTGGCGGACTGGATATTATACACGAGGTACTCACATTCGGCACACTCCTAGCGTTCACCCGTTATTTCTACCAACTTTATCAACCTTTGCAGTTCTTCAGTCAAATCAATAACTTTATGTCCCGTGCATTCGCCGGTGCCGAGCGGATTTTCGAGATTTTGGACACACGGTCTGAGTTAGCTGAGGATCCAGAGGCGACCGCCATGCCCCAAATGGAAGGGCGGGTGGCGTTTAGGGACGCTACATTCGGTTATGATCCAGGCAAACCGGTGCTCAACGACATTAACATGGATGTAAAACCGGGCGAGATGATCGGATTGGTAGGCAAATCTGGGGTCGGTAAAAGCACCATGATTAACCTGATTTGCCGGTTCTACGATGTAAATCGCGGGCACTTGGATATTGATGGTGTGGATATCCGGAAGATTCGGTTGGAAGATCTACGCCGTCATATCGGCATGGTCCATCAAGACGTTTTTCTCTTCGATGGCACAATCGCTGAAAACATCGGTTACGGTAAGCCAGGGGCGACCTTGGATGAGATCGTCAACGCGGCGATTGCGGCAGAAGCGCATGAGTTCATCGCTGCCAAGCCAGATGGATATGACACAAAGGTGGGTGAGCGCGGGGGACAACTCTCCGGCGGCGAAAAGCAACGGATCGCCATCGCCCGAGCGATTCTGCACGACCCGAAGATCCTGATCCTCGATGAGGCGACCTCCTCCCTTGACAGTGCCACGGAGAAAAAGATTCAGGCAGCTATCGCCCGGCTAGTCAAGGGAAGAACAACTTTTGCGATTGCACACAGGCTCTCTACCCTGCGCAACGCGGATCGGCTCGTTGTGTTGGATGACGGTAAGGTTGCAGAGGTGGGTACGCACGAAGAACTGATGCATCGGAAGGGGATTTTTTATAATCTTGTCCATACGCAGCAGCAAACATCGGCGATCATAGCAGTCGGTGGTGGCAGAAATGACCCCTCCCAAGGCAGGAGATAG
- a CDS encoding AAA family ATPase, whose amino-acid sequence MKDSTFITRVALRNYKSIASYDVQLRPLMFLVGPNGTGKSNFLDSLRFVADGLNSSLDHAIRDRGGINDVYCRSSGRPKYFSIRLDFTLPEGSTGHYAFRIGDFSRGRYKVQTEECVLQSVQQPTQEDYFYVENGTVTKTNMEVAPAAAKDRLYLVNASGLTEFRPVYEAFCRMGFYSLNLDKIKDLQAPDPGDLLTRDGSNLASVFKQLSPSVKGRIKEYLAAIVPSVDKIEARKYGPKEGLVFTQDVAKATESQRFLANNMSDGTLRALGILVALFQGNYDPKKRVLLVGIEEPESALHPAAVGVLLDALREAADKTQIIITSHSPDLLDNKELDPESILAVEAHDGITVIAGIDEAGRSAVHDRLYTAGELLRIDQLQPNLDSIDTAKVK is encoded by the coding sequence ATGAAAGATTCAACGTTTATCACAAGAGTTGCCCTAAGAAATTATAAGAGTATTGCCTCATATGATGTGCAGCTGCGCCCCCTGATGTTCCTCGTGGGGCCCAACGGCACGGGCAAGAGCAATTTTCTGGATTCTCTGCGATTTGTCGCTGATGGGTTGAATTCATCACTAGACCACGCCATACGTGATCGAGGAGGAATTAACGATGTTTACTGCCGCTCTAGCGGACGTCCAAAGTATTTCAGTATTCGCCTAGATTTCACCTTGCCCGAAGGTTCCACCGGACACTACGCTTTTCGTATCGGTGACTTTTCACGTGGCAGGTACAAAGTTCAAACGGAGGAGTGCGTACTTCAAAGCGTACAGCAACCTACACAGGAAGATTACTTCTATGTTGAAAACGGTACTGTAACTAAAACCAATATGGAGGTGGCACCGGCTGCTGCGAAGGATCGACTTTACTTAGTCAACGCCTCCGGGCTGACAGAATTTCGCCCTGTCTACGAGGCGTTCTGCCGTATGGGATTTTATAGCCTCAATCTTGATAAAATCAAGGATCTCCAAGCACCCGACCCGGGTGACCTACTTACTCGTGACGGAAGCAACCTTGCAAGTGTTTTTAAGCAACTTTCACCGTCCGTGAAAGGACGCATTAAGGAATATCTAGCGGCGATTGTCCCCAGCGTGGATAAGATAGAAGCTAGAAAGTATGGACCTAAAGAGGGGTTAGTGTTCACGCAGGACGTTGCAAAAGCAACGGAGTCCCAACGATTTCTCGCAAATAATATGTCCGATGGCACCCTCCGCGCGTTGGGGATTCTTGTCGCGCTGTTTCAGGGGAACTACGATCCGAAAAAGCGTGTGCTGCTTGTGGGAATCGAAGAACCAGAGAGCGCACTTCACCCGGCAGCGGTGGGGGTGTTGCTTGATGCACTCCGGGAGGCTGCTGACAAGACACAGATCATTATCACCAGCCACAGTCCAGACCTCCTTGATAACAAGGAGCTTGATCCTGAGTCAATTCTCGCGGTTGAAGCACATGATGGCATCACGGTAATCGCCGGTATAGATGAAGCAGGAAGGTCCGCAGTGCACGATCGACTGTATACAGCTGGTGAACTCCTACGCATCGATCAACTACAACCCAATCTGGACTCCATTGATACTGCAAAGGTGAAATAA
- a CDS encoding TIGR01777 family oxidoreductase has translation MKVLISGSTGLIGSALVTLLTEAGDDVVRLVRSAPRSDGSEVHWDPESERIDTVGLEGMDAVVHLAGENIGSGRWTRNRKARIFDSRVKGTRLLCESLVNLNHPPQVLVCASAIGYYGSRGAEVMNEESESGAGFLADVCREWEIATEFIGQAEIRVVNLRMGIVLSLAGGPLQKMLPPFKMGVGGILGNGRQYMSWITLDDAVTAIHHTLMTDSLEGPVNNVAPHPVTNREFTKALGRVLRRPTLFPLPSFGLRLMFGGEMANELFLSSTRVEPVRLLETGYTFQYPELEGALRHVLG, from the coding sequence ATGAAAGTTCTCATAAGCGGCTCAACGGGCCTCATTGGATCTGCACTGGTTACACTGCTCACCGAAGCGGGAGATGATGTTGTCCGGTTGGTTAGATCTGCACCAAGATCGGATGGATCGGAAGTCCACTGGGATCCAGAATCAGAACGGATTGATACCGTCGGCCTTGAAGGGATGGATGCGGTGGTCCATCTCGCCGGGGAGAATATCGGTTCGGGTAGATGGACCCGCAATAGAAAAGCACGGATCTTTGACAGCCGCGTCAAAGGGACCCGGTTGCTCTGCGAATCGCTCGTCAATCTCAACCACCCGCCACAGGTACTAGTATGTGCATCGGCTATCGGCTACTACGGCAGTCGTGGGGCGGAAGTTATGAATGAGGAAAGTGAGTCGGGTGCAGGTTTCTTAGCAGACGTGTGCAGAGAGTGGGAAATCGCCACAGAGTTCATCGGTCAGGCCGAAATCCGCGTCGTCAACCTCCGAATGGGCATCGTCCTGAGTCTGGCAGGGGGACCGTTGCAAAAGATGCTGCCTCCCTTCAAAATGGGAGTTGGCGGGATATTGGGTAATGGACGGCAGTATATGAGTTGGATCACGTTAGATGATGCTGTGACTGCTATCCACCACACACTGATGACGGATAGTTTAGAGGGACCAGTCAACAACGTCGCTCCCCACCCGGTCACCAACCGTGAATTTACAAAAGCACTCGGACGCGTTCTGAGGCGTCCGACCCTTTTTCCGTTGCCGAGCTTCGGGCTTCGCCTTATGTTCGGAGGGGAGATGGCGAATGAACTCTTTCTCTCTAGCACCCGCGTAGAGCCTGTCCGTCTCTTGGAAACCGGCTATACGTTTCAGTATCCTGAACTTGAGGGCGCCTTGCGGCACGTTCTCGGCTAA
- the dgoD gene encoding galactonate dehydratase, translated as MKITGFETIPIRGRSMVLKMFTDEGLVGFGEPMNYEHWRPVAQAVDDMAEYLVGRDPLQIEDHWQAMFRSSYSRSMPVLVGALSGIEMAMWDVFGKAVGLPVWKLLGGSVRRRVRVYTASGGSTPQECAENAKAAVEKGFSAVKMGGSQGPVRFVDTPKAIDSMVARVAAVREAVGDEVDIAVDLHRRFSPTMAQIFVRELEPLRPLFAEEPCHPENNEPLLALSQSTTVPIATGERHLTRWSFREVIEREMCAILQPDIRHSGGIMELKKIATMAEIHNMAIAPHNAAGPIGVAASVHVIATIPNLLICEGGHNRGQGLFNEPLILKDGFIELPTAPGLGVDMEDEAIEAFRDETYRLRGMFWHEDDGSFADF; from the coding sequence ATGAAAATAACAGGGTTTGAAACGATTCCGATACGAGGACGCTCGATGGTTCTGAAGATGTTCACCGACGAAGGCTTAGTCGGCTTCGGCGAACCGATGAACTACGAACATTGGCGTCCAGTTGCGCAAGCAGTAGACGATATGGCAGAGTATCTGGTAGGCAGGGACCCCCTGCAAATCGAAGACCACTGGCAAGCCATGTTCCGATCCAGTTACAGCCGGAGTATGCCGGTACTGGTCGGTGCGCTAAGCGGAATCGAGATGGCGATGTGGGATGTATTCGGCAAAGCGGTGGGGTTGCCGGTCTGGAAACTGCTAGGCGGATCGGTACGTCGACGCGTCCGTGTATACACGGCATCGGGAGGATCGACGCCGCAGGAGTGCGCGGAGAACGCGAAAGCTGCAGTTGAGAAAGGCTTCAGCGCAGTGAAGATGGGCGGTTCGCAAGGTCCCGTGCGTTTTGTGGATACACCGAAAGCAATTGATTCCATGGTGGCGCGGGTGGCAGCGGTGCGCGAAGCGGTGGGCGACGAGGTGGATATCGCCGTCGATCTCCATCGCCGCTTCAGTCCCACGATGGCGCAGATCTTCGTGAGAGAATTGGAACCGCTACGACCACTATTTGCCGAGGAACCGTGCCATCCAGAGAACAACGAACCGCTGTTGGCGTTGTCACAGTCAACGACAGTACCGATTGCGACAGGGGAACGCCACCTGACGCGGTGGAGTTTCCGAGAAGTAATCGAGCGCGAGATGTGCGCCATCTTGCAGCCCGATATTCGACACTCCGGCGGGATAATGGAGTTAAAAAAGATTGCGACGATGGCGGAGATTCACAACATGGCGATTGCCCCACACAACGCAGCCGGTCCTATCGGGGTCGCAGCGTCGGTGCACGTGATAGCGACTATACCTAACCTACTTATTTGCGAAGGCGGTCACAATCGCGGACAGGGGTTGTTTAACGAGCCACTAATCCTGAAGGACGGATTTATCGAGCTGCCGACAGCACCAGGGCTAGGCGTGGATATGGAAGATGAAGCCATCGAAGCATTTCGGGACGAAACCTACCGGTTGCGGGGGATGTTCTGGCACGAGGACGACGGTTCTTTTGCAGACTTTTAA
- a CDS encoding phytanoyl-CoA dioxygenase family protein, which translates to MLTEQQVNHFNTFGFLIFRQLFSPKEIKTINAEFEHALTSAYRHAPFDGTYRHWVRTMGPETPFFGGLLEDPRFYKPTEQLYGEDALGIVSDANRYVGHTRWHPDHYVDPTEDCYGVKFAYYLEPVGAETGALRLIPGSHKNPLHSELRDNLDSYGLDICDVPAYICESEPGDVVAFDVRCWHASWGGAVDRRMCTVVYYKNPEGPEEEAATRKRASNSVKEPNNSGLPFETHRDIMTYWAANHEGSEKRQRWIDRERELGFLNYL; encoded by the coding sequence ATGCTCACAGAACAACAGGTGAATCACTTTAATACCTTCGGATTCCTGATCTTCCGTCAGTTGTTTAGCCCGAAGGAGATCAAAACCATCAACGCTGAGTTTGAACACGCCTTAACTTCCGCCTACCGTCACGCTCCATTTGATGGGACGTATAGGCATTGGGTACGGACCATGGGACCTGAGACTCCATTCTTCGGAGGGCTACTTGAGGATCCCCGCTTTTATAAACCGACAGAACAACTGTATGGTGAAGATGCCCTTGGTATCGTTTCCGATGCCAATCGCTATGTCGGTCACACGCGCTGGCATCCCGACCATTATGTGGATCCGACTGAGGATTGCTATGGTGTCAAATTTGCCTACTACCTTGAACCAGTCGGGGCAGAAACCGGCGCATTGCGACTGATTCCGGGATCGCACAAGAATCCACTACACAGCGAGCTGCGAGACAATCTAGACAGCTATGGACTCGATATTTGCGATGTCCCAGCTTACATCTGTGAATCGGAACCGGGCGATGTAGTTGCATTTGATGTGCGTTGTTGGCATGCGAGTTGGGGCGGTGCGGTCGACCGCCGGATGTGTACAGTTGTTTATTATAAAAATCCCGAAGGACCCGAAGAGGAGGCCGCAACCCGAAAGCGAGCCTCCAACAGTGTGAAAGAGCCGAATAATTCTGGGCTGCCGTTTGAGACGCATCGTGACATCATGACCTATTGGGCTGCCAATCATGAAGGCAGCGAAAAACGTCAGCGCTGGATTGATCGGGAGCGGGAACTCGGCTTTCTCAATTATCTCTAG